Proteins found in one Syntrophales bacterium genomic segment:
- a CDS encoding electron transfer flavoprotein subunit beta/FixA family protein gives MNIVACVKQVPDTEALIKVKADGSGIEEGGIKWVMNPYDEFGVEEALKLKEKLGGEVTIVSAGPARVMETIRTALAMGAEKGIHISDPSLDNADAYTTASALAAAIKEIPHDIIFCGMRAIDDDSGQVGSILAELLDLPQATVITKLEVEGSTAKATKGIEGAQVTIETPLPCVITAAKGLNEPRYASLPGIMKAKKKPVDVKDAAALGLNVSPTMKIIKMMPPPERAPGKKIEGEDAAQKAAELVRLLREEAKVI, from the coding sequence GTGAACATAGTAGCATGTGTGAAACAGGTTCCGGACACGGAGGCGTTGATTAAGGTAAAGGCCGACGGGTCGGGTATCGAAGAAGGCGGAATCAAGTGGGTCATGAATCCCTACGACGAATTCGGCGTTGAGGAGGCCCTGAAACTTAAGGAAAAGCTGGGTGGTGAGGTGACGATCGTGTCCGCCGGACCCGCCCGGGTGATGGAGACCATCAGAACGGCCCTGGCCATGGGTGCCGAAAAGGGTATCCACATCAGCGATCCCTCCCTGGACAATGCCGACGCCTACACCACGGCCAGCGCGCTGGCCGCGGCCATCAAAGAAATTCCCCACGATATCATTTTCTGCGGTATGAGAGCCATCGACGATGATTCCGGCCAGGTTGGTTCCATCCTGGCGGAACTGCTCGACCTTCCCCAGGCGACGGTGATCACCAAGCTGGAGGTCGAGGGTTCCACGGCAAAGGCCACCAAGGGCATCGAAGGCGCCCAGGTTACCATCGAGACGCCGCTCCCCTGCGTGATTACTGCCGCGAAGGGCCTGAACGAACCCCGCTACGCCTCGCTGCCGGGCATCATGAAGGCCAAGAAAAAGCCGGTAGACGTGAAAGATGCCGCCGCTCTCGGCCTGAACGTTTCGCCCACGATGAAAATCATCAAGATGATGCCGCCCCCGGAACGGGCTCCCGGCAAGAAGATCGAAGGCGAAGATGCGGCCCAGAAGGCCGCCGAACTGGTCAGGCTCCTCAGGGAAGAGGCCAAGGTAATCTAA
- a CDS encoding electron transfer flavoprotein subunit alpha/FixB family protein — MAKGIWIVAEQREGAFRKVTFEIASTARKLADAAGDEVCAIVLGSGIEGIAGELGKYGVDKVYVADDAAFATYTTDAYSAAVAKLVKEKDPLVLLLGASVEGKDLSSRLAGKLATGLATDCTDIRFEGGKMIATRPMYAGKAFAEIEVLGTPQMATLRPNVFPIVENAKAGAVEKFDPALDASALKTKIAGIDKDSSGKIELTEATIIVSGGRGMKGPEGYPMLEELAGLLGGAVGASRAAVDAGWRPLADQVGQTGKVVSPNLYIAAGISGAIQHLAGMSSSKFIVAINKDGDAPIFARADYGIVDDLFKVVPEITAAAKKIL; from the coding sequence ATGGCTAAAGGTATATGGATAGTAGCAGAACAGAGAGAGGGCGCCTTTCGGAAGGTGACCTTTGAGATAGCCAGTACCGCGCGAAAGCTTGCCGATGCCGCAGGAGACGAAGTGTGCGCCATTGTCCTGGGTTCGGGCATTGAGGGCATCGCGGGGGAACTGGGGAAATACGGTGTCGACAAGGTTTACGTGGCCGATGACGCCGCTTTCGCGACCTACACCACCGATGCCTATTCGGCGGCGGTGGCAAAACTGGTAAAGGAAAAAGATCCCCTGGTTCTCCTTCTCGGTGCATCGGTGGAGGGTAAGGATCTTTCATCACGGCTTGCAGGGAAACTGGCAACGGGACTGGCCACGGACTGCACCGATATCCGTTTCGAGGGCGGGAAAATGATCGCCACCCGGCCCATGTATGCCGGCAAGGCCTTCGCCGAGATTGAAGTACTGGGAACTCCCCAGATGGCGACCCTGCGGCCCAACGTGTTTCCCATCGTGGAAAACGCCAAGGCCGGAGCCGTCGAGAAATTCGATCCCGCCCTGGACGCCTCGGCTCTCAAGACGAAAATTGCCGGTATCGACAAGGACAGCTCGGGCAAGATCGAATTGACGGAAGCCACCATCATCGTGTCCGGTGGTCGAGGTATGAAGGGTCCCGAGGGCTACCCGATGCTCGAAGAGCTTGCGGGTCTCCTGGGAGGAGCCGTGGGTGCTTCCCGTGCCGCTGTCGACGCGGGTTGGCGTCCCCTGGCGGACCAGGTGGGTCAGACCGGGAAGGTCGTGTCGCCGAATCTCTACATCGCGGCGGGCATTTCCGGTGCCATTCAGCACCTCGCCGGCATGAGTTCTTCAAAGTTTATCGTTGCCATCAACAAGGACGGCGACGCGCCGATCTTCGCCAGGGCCGATTACGGCATCGTGGATGACCTTTTCAAGGTGGTTCCCGAAATCACGGCGGCCGCGAAGAAGATTCTCTAG
- a CDS encoding heterodisulfide reductase-related iron-sulfur binding cluster yields MVSSTLQNPDLYYVGHEGREVFWNAQAFEIPLFLFTAVALAIFAYGIYRRWRMWKAMGLPETRTDRTGERITSLIVNGLFQARTFKESYAGIFHALIFFGFLVLMLGAAVDASQFHFGLPFFHGPFYLWFSLLMEIFGLAVLTGVILAVIRRYIQKPDLLGYRGVPDNLPDDAVVLVLLALIITTGFIIEALRLHVNVNVDGFTWGHWSFVGYALSKTLAGVDYGTTMTLHKVTWWTHTFISLTFIAYIPYSRLLHIFTTSANYYLRDLEPTGTLKPIADFENAESFGVGRLEEFTWKQIFDSDACTRCGRCQDGCPAYLSGKPLSPKKMIQDIKEHWLERVPVVLAAKAAAGKNGDGEVEIPEPEKALVGEVIDLHELWACTNCMYCMENCPALIEHVPKIVEMRQYKVLMEADFSPELQLTYRNMENNSNPWGVGAHLRGQWAKEAGVPTLAENPEAEYLFYVGCSGSFDDQGKKVSIAFAKILQAAGVSFAILGEEEGCCGDSAMRGGNEYLYQTQAQMNIEVMNGYGVRKIICTCPHGYNALKKDYPHFGGNFEVYHHTEIIARLITEGKIALKKPFEGVTTYHDSCFLGRYNNIYEQPRKILQAIPGSKLVEMKSTRTKSFCCGAGGARMWMEEDIGERINDMRAAQAIEAKADTIAVACPFCLTMMADGIKDHAREESMKSIDIAEIVWYSMGLEGQAAPAEAETPAPEEAEADAPAETAEPEAADETKDA; encoded by the coding sequence ATGGTATCCAGCACATTACAAAATCCAGACTTATATTACGTGGGGCATGAAGGCCGGGAAGTCTTCTGGAACGCCCAGGCCTTCGAAATACCGCTGTTTCTCTTCACGGCGGTGGCTCTGGCGATATTCGCCTACGGTATCTACCGCCGCTGGCGCATGTGGAAGGCCATGGGTCTTCCTGAGACACGAACCGACAGGACCGGCGAACGGATCACCTCCCTCATCGTGAACGGCCTGTTTCAGGCGCGGACCTTCAAGGAGTCCTACGCCGGCATATTCCACGCCTTGATATTTTTTGGTTTTCTTGTTCTGATGTTAGGTGCCGCCGTCGATGCCTCGCAGTTTCACTTCGGCCTTCCCTTCTTTCACGGACCCTTCTACCTCTGGTTCTCACTGCTGATGGAGATATTCGGTCTTGCCGTACTGACCGGCGTGATTCTGGCCGTCATCCGGAGGTATATACAGAAGCCCGACCTGCTGGGATATCGGGGAGTGCCCGACAACCTTCCCGATGATGCCGTTGTGCTTGTCCTGCTGGCCCTCATCATCACGACGGGCTTCATAATCGAGGCCTTGAGGCTTCACGTGAACGTCAACGTCGACGGTTTTACCTGGGGTCACTGGTCCTTCGTGGGCTACGCCCTGTCGAAGACCCTGGCCGGCGTGGACTACGGTACAACGATGACCCTTCACAAGGTTACCTGGTGGACGCACACGTTCATTTCGCTGACCTTTATCGCCTACATCCCTTATTCGAGGCTCTTGCACATTTTCACCACATCGGCGAACTACTACCTCCGCGATCTGGAACCGACGGGTACGCTCAAGCCTATCGCCGATTTTGAAAATGCCGAATCCTTCGGCGTGGGCCGGCTTGAGGAATTCACCTGGAAACAGATTTTTGATTCCGATGCCTGCACCCGCTGCGGTCGGTGCCAGGACGGCTGTCCCGCCTATCTGTCGGGTAAACCGCTGTCACCGAAGAAGATGATCCAGGATATAAAAGAGCACTGGCTTGAACGGGTTCCCGTCGTCCTGGCGGCGAAGGCCGCAGCCGGGAAAAACGGCGACGGAGAGGTCGAGATTCCTGAGCCCGAAAAAGCCCTGGTGGGCGAGGTCATCGATCTCCATGAACTCTGGGCCTGTACCAACTGCATGTATTGTATGGAAAACTGCCCCGCCCTGATCGAGCATGTGCCGAAGATCGTAGAGATGCGCCAGTACAAGGTCCTCATGGAAGCAGACTTTTCGCCGGAACTGCAGCTTACCTACAGGAACATGGAAAACAACTCCAACCCCTGGGGCGTGGGAGCCCATCTCCGCGGCCAATGGGCCAAGGAAGCGGGTGTCCCGACGCTGGCGGAGAACCCGGAGGCGGAATACCTCTTCTACGTGGGGTGCTCCGGTTCCTTTGACGACCAGGGCAAGAAGGTCAGCATCGCCTTCGCGAAAATCCTCCAGGCCGCCGGTGTCAGTTTCGCCATTCTCGGCGAGGAGGAAGGTTGTTGCGGCGATTCGGCCATGCGGGGCGGCAACGAGTATCTCTACCAGACGCAGGCCCAGATGAACATCGAGGTCATGAACGGTTACGGTGTCAGGAAGATCATCTGTACCTGTCCCCACGGCTACAACGCCCTCAAGAAAGACTACCCCCATTTCGGCGGGAATTTCGAAGTCTATCACCACACGGAGATTATAGCCCGTCTGATCACCGAGGGTAAGATTGCGCTGAAAAAACCCTTTGAGGGCGTGACAACCTACCACGACTCATGCTTCCTCGGCCGGTACAACAATATCTACGAACAGCCGAGAAAAATTCTGCAGGCCATTCCCGGGTCAAAACTGGTTGAGATGAAGAGTACCCGGACCAAATCCTTCTGCTGCGGTGCCGGTGGTGCCCGCATGTGGATGGAAGAGGACATCGGAGAGCGGATCAACGACATGCGGGCCGCCCAGGCCATAGAGGCAAAGGCCGATACCATAGCCGTGGCCTGTCCTTTCTGTCTGACCATGATGGCCGACGGCATCAAAGATCACGCGAGGGAAGAATCGATGAAGTCCATCGACATAGCAGAAATCGTCTGGTACTCCATGGGCCTGGAAGGGCAGGCGGCTCCGGCAGAAGCGGAAACTCCGGCACCGGAGGAAGCTGAGGCGGATGCCCCCGCTGAAACGGCAGAGCCGGAAGCGGCTGATGAGACGAAGGACGCCTGA
- a CDS encoding NAD(P)H-dependent oxidoreductase, which yields MKRILIVYHSQGGTTESMARALHRGALSIHHTEVVLKRASEATAEDLLACDGIALGTPEYFGYMAGMMKDFFDRTFYSVQGKVFRKPFVVFISAGNDGTGALNSIERISKGYRFKTVHDPVIVRGGVTKTDLARCEELGAVLAAGLDLGIY from the coding sequence ATGAAACGCATACTCATTGTCTATCATTCCCAGGGGGGAACCACGGAATCCATGGCCCGGGCGCTTCACCGGGGCGCTTTATCGATACATCACACGGAAGTGGTTCTCAAGCGGGCCTCCGAGGCGACGGCGGAGGATCTGCTTGCCTGTGACGGTATCGCCTTGGGGACACCTGAATATTTCGGGTACATGGCGGGCATGATGAAGGATTTCTTTGACAGGACTTTTTACAGCGTCCAGGGGAAGGTCTTCAGAAAGCCCTTCGTGGTTTTCATCAGTGCCGGCAATGACGGGACGGGGGCTCTGAATAGTATCGAGCGAATCTCCAAGGGGTACCGGTTCAAAACCGTCCATGATCCCGTCATCGTCCGCGGCGGGGTGACGAAGACCGACCTGGCCCGGTGCGAAGAGCTTGGCGCGGTGCTTGCCGCGGGACTCGATCTGGGAATCTATTGA
- the fmt gene encoding methionyl-tRNA formyltransferase, with product MKPTILFMGTPEFAVPSLDGLLRAGFPVLGVVTQPERPRGRGRKPSPTPVKAFAGKAGIAVHEPERVRDGDFLDVFRDMRPDMVVLVAFGQILPREIIDVPPLGCLNVHPSLLPRYRGAAPVNRAIMNGDTVTGVSIIAMDEGVDSGDVLLQRETAIEPEETWGDLSRRLSLMGSELLVEAVRAVAAGTARRTPQDHALATQAPRITPDTGHIDWSRPAEEIVNLIRGLSPKPCAYSFLRDRKLKIYYARAGKEKASGEKAPGTLGGLVESGLQVMAGDRHVYLQDVQMEGRKRLPVDLFLRGFPLSYDDILE from the coding sequence ATGAAGCCCACCATACTGTTCATGGGGACTCCCGAATTTGCGGTGCCGTCGTTGGATGGCCTGCTCAGGGCCGGCTTCCCGGTTCTGGGAGTGGTCACACAACCGGAACGGCCCAGGGGACGGGGCCGGAAACCGTCGCCGACGCCGGTGAAGGCCTTTGCCGGGAAGGCGGGCATTGCCGTCCATGAACCCGAGCGGGTAAGGGACGGGGATTTCCTTGATGTCTTTCGGGATATGAGGCCTGACATGGTTGTTCTCGTGGCTTTTGGACAGATTCTTCCCCGGGAAATCATCGATGTTCCTCCGTTGGGCTGCCTCAACGTGCACCCGTCTCTTCTGCCCCGATACCGCGGGGCCGCTCCCGTCAACCGCGCGATCATGAACGGTGATACCGTAACGGGCGTTTCAATCATCGCGATGGACGAGGGGGTCGATTCAGGTGACGTGCTCCTCCAGAGAGAAACCGCCATAGAGCCGGAAGAGACCTGGGGAGATCTGTCCCGGCGGCTGTCTCTGATGGGCTCTGAACTGCTCGTGGAAGCCGTGCGGGCCGTCGCGGCCGGTACGGCACGGAGGACCCCTCAGGACCACGCCCTGGCCACACAGGCCCCCCGGATTACACCGGACACGGGGCATATCGACTGGAGCCGGCCCGCGGAAGAAATCGTCAACCTGATACGGGGCCTTTCGCCGAAGCCCTGTGCATATTCATTCCTCAGGGACCGGAAACTGAAAATATATTACGCCCGTGCCGGCAAGGAAAAAGCTTCCGGGGAAAAAGCTCCGGGGACTCTGGGAGGACTGGTTGAATCAGGTCTCCAGGTGATGGCCGGTGATCGGCATGTGTACCTGCAGGATGTTCAGATGGAGGGAAGAAAGCGCCTTCCCGTTGACCTCTTTCTCCGGGGGTTTCCCCTGTCCTATGACGATATTCTGGAATAA